The Syntrophobotulus glycolicus DSM 8271 DNA window TCAAGCATTGCTCTCCCTCCTTCGGTTAAAAATAGATGTAGGTGCGGATGAACCCCGCCTCGTTGGTAGTAAAGACGACCTTCTTGACCTCGAACTCGCCGGACACCTGCGGGTGTGAAACGCTTATTTTGTGCGAGTGCTTGATGAACGGTGCGGAGACCGTTTCGAGTTCCCACACGCCCCCCGGCCTGTTGAGGGTGATGATGTTCGTCCCGTACTCAAACGAGAAAACCTTTGTTTGTTCGGGCTTCTCTCCCCAATAGAAGACTCCGCCCGAAAAGAAAAACTTCTCAGCGATTCCCCATGCGGCGTGTATCTCGTTAATGACCGAGACCACGTTCTTTTGAAAGATGGGGATTCGCGCCTTTGCCGGATGTGCCGCCGCCGAAAGCTTCATCTTCTGAACCCCGGCCTTTGCGAGGCAAAAGGAGATAATCTCCTGCGGCGTCGCATCTAAAAACGTGTTGTTAATGGCCGTTTCCTCAAGGAGAATCATGTCGTCCTTGAGGAGGATTTCGTTCATGTAACCGCCGCTGTCATACGGCTTGGTGATATATCCTTCGAAGACATCGTCGAAAACCCCGTTGTAACCGAGCTGGATGAGGGCCTTTTCTTTGACGTCGAGAGTGAGCTTCTCTTTGAACTGCCGGGTAAACCTCACCTTCGCCCAATCAAAGTAACTGTCTTTGCTTGAATAAACCTCGATTTCTACGCCTTCCCTGAAGGTGTATTTCCCGAGCTCTACGCTGATTTCGGGATAGAATAATTCAGCCGTTTCCACTCTTAGAATCACTTCCTTAGTACGGCATCATTGAGAGCCTGTTCGCATAGGCCGTCGTGCTTACGTCATCCACAGCGGGGGAGTTGTTGGTCTTGGGAGCCGTCCCCCGGCTGCCGCTCAAATAGCTTTGATATGCCGGGTCGAGCTTGCTTACCGCCGATGAGGTGCTCGTCTGCGAGCTGCCGCTCTTGGATTTTGTCGCCGTGATGGTCATTGGATTGTACGACCAGAACTCAAGGCTCACCGTGAGCTGCTCCTTTTTGCTTTCCTCCTTCGAGCTGAGGCTCTTGAAGATGACCTTCTTGACCCGGCGCGCTGCCGTGTGCTCGTTGATGATTTCATGAACGACAGGCTTCTCCTGTCCTGCCTTTTTGAAAAGGTTTTGTATCTTGTCGAGCTTCTCTTTCCTCGTGGCGTTGGGGCCGTCTTCTAGGATGAGCTCAATCGTCACCTTTGCGTCCTCGTACCCCTCTGCCTGTTTCGCCTTCGCGGAGCTCCCTTCGACTGTCTGCTCTTCGATGAGAGCGTCATCCCTGACCTCTATACTCTTGATGAGGCCGGGGAGGATAACCCCGCTCACTTTAATCGAACTGTCGTCGACAAA harbors:
- a CDS encoding serine/arginine repetitive matrix protein 2, which translates into the protein METAELFYPEISVELGKYTFREGVEIEVYSSKDSYFDWAKVRFTRQFKEKLTLDVKEKALIQLGYNGVFDDVFEGYITKPYDSGGYMNEILLKDDMILLEETAINNTFLDATPQEIISFCLAKAGVQKMKLSAAAHPAKARIPIFQKNVVSVINEIHAAWGIAEKFFFSGGVFYWGEKPEQTKVFSFEYGTNIITLNRPGGVWELETVSAPFIKHSHKISVSHPQVSGEFEVKKVVFTTNEAGFIRTYIYF